The proteins below are encoded in one region of Betaproteobacteria bacterium:
- a CDS encoding alpha-D-glucose phosphate-specific phosphoglucomutase, whose translation MSTDISPLAGKLAPKSVLIDVDKLVAAYFAERPDPTVPGQRVAFGTSGHRGSAFDVSFNEWHVLAITQAICDYRKSQDITGPLFMGIDTHALSAPACASALEVLAANDVFVVLATDNEFTPTPAISHAILKHNRGGSGARADGIVVTPSHNPPRDGGFKYNPPHGGPASQDVTDAIQAAANGYLERSLQGVRRMPHAQALLATTTHHRDFLSTYVDALDQVIDMAAIRDAKVRIGVDPLGGAGVHYWAAIAERWNLDLTVVSAEVDPTFAFMTLDWDGQIRMDPSSEYAMQRLISIKDRFDIACACDTDHDRHGIVTPAAGLLPPNHFLAVAIDYLFQHRPQWPASAAVGKTVVSTQLIDRVAARLDRKLFEAPVGFKWFSQGLLDGSLGFGGEESAGAAFLRHDGTAWTTDKDGMIAALLAAEITARCGRDPGALYLELASQLGQPVADRVEAPATAKQKKRLSALSPKAIASTELAGEPVIDVLSQAPGNGAPIGGIKVVAKSGWYAARPSGTEEIYKIYAESFQGKAHLQRILQQAQATVDAALAERVGLFRQQH comes from the coding sequence ATGAGCACCGACATCAGCCCGCTGGCTGGCAAGCTGGCGCCGAAGTCCGTGCTCATCGACGTCGACAAGCTCGTGGCGGCCTACTTCGCGGAACGTCCGGACCCGACTGTGCCGGGCCAGCGCGTGGCTTTCGGCACTTCGGGCCACCGCGGCTCGGCCTTCGATGTCTCATTCAATGAATGGCATGTACTCGCCATCACGCAGGCGATCTGCGATTACCGCAAGAGCCAGGACATCACCGGGCCGCTGTTCATGGGTATCGACACCCACGCCCTGTCAGCGCCGGCCTGCGCCAGTGCGCTGGAAGTATTGGCCGCCAACGACGTATTCGTGGTGCTCGCCACCGACAACGAGTTCACGCCGACACCGGCCATCTCGCATGCCATTCTCAAACACAACCGTGGCGGCAGCGGCGCGCGGGCCGACGGCATCGTCGTGACGCCGTCGCACAACCCGCCGCGTGACGGTGGCTTCAAGTACAACCCGCCCCATGGCGGGCCTGCCAGCCAGGACGTAACCGATGCAATCCAGGCCGCCGCCAACGGCTATCTCGAGCGCAGCCTGCAAGGGGTGCGGCGCATGCCCCATGCCCAGGCGCTGCTGGCGACGACCACCCACCACCGCGACTTCCTGAGTACTTATGTCGATGCCCTCGATCAGGTGATCGACATGGCGGCGATCCGCGATGCCAAGGTCCGCATCGGCGTCGACCCGCTGGGTGGCGCCGGCGTGCATTACTGGGCGGCGATTGCCGAGCGCTGGAACCTCGACTTGACAGTGGTCAGCGCCGAGGTCGATCCAACCTTCGCCTTCATGACCCTGGATTGGGATGGCCAGATCCGCATGGACCCGTCGTCGGAATACGCCATGCAGCGGCTGATCAGCATCAAGGATCGCTTCGACATTGCCTGCGCCTGCGATACCGACCATGACCGCCACGGCATTGTCACGCCTGCTGCCGGGCTGCTGCCGCCGAACCACTTTCTCGCCGTGGCCATCGACTACCTGTTTCAACATCGACCCCAGTGGCCCGCGAGCGCCGCCGTGGGTAAGACGGTGGTCAGCACACAGTTGATCGACCGCGTCGCAGCGCGTCTGGACCGCAAGCTGTTCGAGGCGCCGGTCGGCTTCAAGTGGTTCTCGCAAGGATTGCTGGACGGCAGCCTCGGCTTCGGCGGCGAAGAAAGCGCCGGCGCCGCCTTCCTGCGCCACGACGGCACTGCCTGGACGACCGACAAGGACGGCATGATCGCAGCACTGCTCGCGGCCGAGATCACCGCACGCTGCGGGCGCGACCCTGGTGCGCTGTACCTTGAGCTCGCCAGCCAACTCGGCCAACCGGTCGCCGATCGCGTCGAGGCGCCAGCGACGGCCAAGCAGAAGAAGCGGCTGTCTGCCCTATCGCCCAAAGCCATCGCCTCGACTGAACTGGCCGGTGAGCCTGTCATAGATGTATTGAGCCAGGCGCCGGGCAACGGCGCGCCCATCGGCGGCATCAAGGTCGTCGCCAAGAGCGGTTGGTATGCCGCACGGCCGTCAGGCACCGAGGAAATCTACAAGATCTACGCCGAGAGCTTTCAGGGCAAGGCGCACCTGCAGCGCATTCTGCAACAGGCGCAGGCCACCGTCGACGCGGCGCTGGCGGAGAGGGTGGGACTCTTTAGGCAACAGCACTAA
- a CDS encoding type II toxin-antitoxin system Phd/YefM family antitoxin — MRSIANIKSISYLKSHAAQISEDLEMNGNPFVITQNGEASMVIEGVKQFQEKEALIAALKIIALGEKDRIQGKGISATESRAQLLAARQNRK, encoded by the coding sequence ATGCGGTCCATCGCCAACATCAAGTCCATTTCGTACCTGAAAAGCCATGCGGCCCAGATTTCTGAAGATCTGGAAATGAACGGAAATCCATTTGTTATCACTCAGAATGGTGAGGCCAGCATGGTGATTGAGGGCGTCAAGCAGTTTCAGGAAAAGGAAGCGCTCATTGCCGCTTTGAAAATCATTGCCTTGGGCGAAAAGGACCGCATACAAGGAAAAGGTATTTCCGCTACGGAATCACGGGCGCAACTGCTGGCTGCTCGTCAAAACCGCAAATAA
- a CDS encoding type II toxin-antitoxin system RelE/ParE family toxin: MAVIILPDAQADLLSLQDYMLDKWGEVAWLKAEDEIFEKLEKLDSRIFNGTPVQELASVGILDYQHVYTSHHKLVYRRICNDTYVYLVAGHRQDYPTTLAKRLLRR; encoded by the coding sequence ATGGCGGTCATCATTCTTCCAGATGCCCAAGCAGACTTGCTTTCACTCCAGGACTACATGCTCGACAAGTGGGGCGAAGTCGCATGGCTGAAAGCTGAGGACGAGATTTTTGAAAAGCTGGAGAAGCTTGACTCTCGCATTTTCAATGGAACGCCCGTTCAAGAACTGGCATCAGTAGGCATCTTGGACTACCAGCATGTCTATACCTCGCACCACAAATTGGTCTACCGACGGATCTGCAACGATACCTATGTGTACCTTGTTGCCGGGCATAGGCAGGACTACCCCACAACTCTGGCGAAACGGTTGTTGCGCAGGTGA
- the mltF gene encoding membrane-bound lytic murein transglycosylase MltF, which produces MHWIKRLSLLTICFFIASCGEQGPLHKAASLPFPTPAQHDLVVLTTPGPLTYSTDDNGNPIGLEYDLTQAFAQELGVDVKYEIVEPGELESRLANTKYHIATAWLSPGSNSDLQATPPIFLTRDVLAQHDASLPLTDPKQLAGKTVHVMAGTRQAKTMRRLSQEIPGIQVVEVGTGDILELLEKVGEHSVQYVAMDENFEDIADQYIPNLRTSLALSETQPVVWQLGKQPNPELRVRLDAFIERVQHDGTLARIEDRYLGHLKRLDQADIIKFLGEVETTLPKYRKYFLAAQALTGIDWRLIASVSYHESRWDPNATSYTNVRGIMMLTEETADRLQVGNRLDPSESILAGARYINMLKDLLPDEVEEPDRTWLALAAYNIGPGHFNSARVLAKQLKADPNAWYDMKRVLPKLAQAKYAQLVKSGRARGGEAVILVENIRNYYDILLRNADPFAPTPSAAEGLKRLVMEVEERRKAYVKRIAAAKAITTVTSTDESGTPALRLPTIDQNTSPVAPANTGQVESLPKS; this is translated from the coding sequence ATGCACTGGATAAAACGACTATCACTGCTTACCATCTGTTTTTTCATCGCCAGTTGCGGTGAGCAGGGGCCATTGCACAAGGCAGCCTCCCTGCCATTTCCCACGCCTGCCCAGCATGATCTGGTCGTGCTGACCACCCCCGGCCCATTAACCTATTCCACTGACGATAACGGAAATCCGATTGGACTTGAGTACGACTTGACCCAGGCATTTGCCCAGGAACTTGGCGTCGATGTGAAATACGAAATCGTTGAGCCCGGCGAACTGGAATCCCGACTGGCCAACACCAAATATCACATTGCCACCGCTTGGCTTTCGCCAGGTAGCAACAGCGACCTACAGGCCACTCCACCGATTTTTCTGACGCGCGACGTGCTGGCGCAGCACGACGCCTCGCTACCTCTCACCGACCCGAAACAACTGGCCGGCAAAACAGTGCACGTCATGGCCGGCACACGCCAAGCAAAAACAATGCGGCGACTGAGCCAGGAAATACCTGGTATTCAGGTTGTTGAAGTTGGCACCGGCGACATTCTCGAGCTCCTGGAAAAAGTAGGTGAACACAGCGTCCAATACGTCGCCATGGACGAGAATTTCGAGGACATTGCCGATCAATACATTCCCAACCTGCGTACCAGCCTGGCCCTGAGCGAAACCCAGCCAGTCGTCTGGCAACTCGGCAAGCAGCCCAATCCGGAACTGCGCGTCCGCCTCGATGCATTTATCGAGCGCGTTCAGCACGATGGAACACTGGCCCGCATTGAAGACCGCTACCTCGGCCATTTAAAGCGCCTGGATCAGGCCGACATCATCAAGTTTCTTGGCGAAGTCGAAACGACCTTGCCCAAGTACCGCAAATATTTCCTCGCGGCGCAGGCACTGACCGGCATCGACTGGCGACTGATCGCCTCGGTGTCCTACCACGAGTCGCGCTGGGACCCCAACGCCACCAGTTACACCAACGTTCGCGGCATCATGATGCTGACGGAAGAAACCGCCGACCGCCTGCAAGTCGGCAATCGGCTTGATCCGAGCGAAAGCATTCTGGCTGGCGCCCGTTATATCAACATGCTGAAGGACTTGCTGCCCGATGAAGTTGAAGAGCCGGATCGCACCTGGCTGGCGCTTGCCGCCTACAACATCGGACCCGGCCATTTCAACAGTGCTCGCGTACTGGCCAAACAACTGAAGGCCGACCCCAACGCCTGGTATGACATGAAGCGGGTGTTGCCAAAACTGGCTCAGGCCAAGTATGCCCAACTGGTGAAATCCGGCCGGGCTCGGGGCGGCGAAGCGGTCATCCTGGTCGAGAATATCCGAAACTATTACGACATCCTGCTCCGCAATGCCGATCCTTTTGCGCCAACGCCATCAGCCGCCGAAGGCCTGAAGCGCCTGGTGATGGAGGTGGAAGAGCGACGCAAGGCTTACGTCAAGCGGATCGCGGCAGCCAAGGCAATCACTACCGTAACCAGCACCGACGAATCAGGCACGCCCGCGCTTCGCCTGCCCACCATCGATCAGAATACGAGCCCTGTCGCCCCGGCCAACACCGGACAAGTTGAAAGCTTGCCCAAAAGCTAG
- the serS gene encoding serine--tRNA ligase, with product MLDIQQLRSNLDAVAEGLAKRGKPIDFTEFKTLEAERKTLQTRTQELQAQRNSLSKQIGMLKGQGKDASEVMTQVGALGDELKASEARLGELLEQFNAILAALPNIPDDSVPIGSDETGNVEVKRWGTPRTFDFEVKDHTDVGEQLGQLDFTTAAKIAGSRFSLLKGGLARLHRALAQFMLDTHTADHGYTELYAPYLVNAASLYGTGQLPKFEEDLFKVLRGDQDPLYLIPTAEVPVTNIVRDEIIAAEALPLKFVCHTPCFRSEAGSGGRDVRGMIRQHQFDKVELVQVVHPEQSAEAHEALTRHAEVILEKLELPYRRMALCSGDMGFSAAKTYDLEVWLPAQNTYREISSCSNFGAFQARRMQARFRNDKNKPELCHTLNGSGLAVGRTLVAILENNQQADGSVTIPAVLRPYMGGLEVLSAKPGA from the coding sequence ATGCTCGACATCCAACAACTTCGTTCCAATCTCGACGCCGTTGCCGAAGGCCTGGCCAAGCGCGGCAAGCCGATCGATTTCACCGAATTCAAGACGCTGGAAGCCGAGCGCAAGACGCTGCAGACCCGCACGCAGGAGCTGCAGGCCCAGCGCAATTCGCTGTCCAAGCAGATCGGTATGTTGAAGGGGCAGGGCAAGGATGCTTCAGAAGTCATGACGCAGGTGGGTGCGCTGGGCGACGAGCTGAAGGCTTCCGAGGCCCGGCTTGGCGAATTGCTGGAACAGTTCAACGCGATCCTCGCAGCCCTGCCGAATATCCCCGATGATTCCGTGCCGATTGGCAGCGATGAAACCGGCAACGTTGAAGTCAAGCGCTGGGGTACGCCGCGTACGTTCGATTTTGAAGTCAAGGATCACACCGATGTCGGCGAGCAACTCGGCCAGCTCGATTTCACCACCGCTGCCAAGATTGCTGGCTCCCGCTTCTCGCTGCTCAAGGGCGGCCTGGCCCGCCTGCACCGCGCGCTTGCCCAGTTCATGCTCGACACCCACACGGCTGACCACGGCTATACCGAGCTTTATGCCCCTTACCTCGTCAATGCCGCCAGCCTGTACGGCACCGGTCAGTTGCCGAAGTTTGAAGAAGACCTGTTCAAGGTGCTGCGCGGCGATCAGGATCCGCTCTACCTGATCCCGACGGCCGAAGTTCCGGTGACCAACATCGTGCGCGACGAAATCATCGCCGCCGAAGCGCTGCCGCTCAAGTTCGTCTGCCACACGCCGTGCTTCCGTTCCGAAGCCGGTTCCGGCGGTCGTGACGTGCGCGGCATGATTCGACAGCACCAGTTCGACAAGGTCGAGTTGGTTCAGGTTGTGCATCCGGAGCAGTCGGCCGAGGCGCACGAGGCGCTGACTCGTCACGCCGAAGTCATCCTGGAAAAGCTGGAGTTGCCTTATCGCCGCATGGCGCTGTGCTCCGGCGACATGGGTTTCTCAGCCGCCAAGACCTACGATCTTGAAGTCTGGCTGCCAGCCCAGAACACATACCGCGAAATCTCGTCCTGCTCCAACTTCGGCGCCTTCCAGGCCCGTCGCATGCAGGCGCGTTTCCGCAATGACAAAAATAAACCCGAGCTTTGCCACACACTGAATGGCTCCGGTCTGGCGGTTGGTCGCACGCTGGTGGCGATTCTGGAAAACAATCAGCAGGCCGATGGCAGCGTGACAATTCCGGCGGTGCTGCGGCCTTATATGGGCGGGCTGGAAGTTCTCTCGGCCAAACCAGGGGCGTAG
- a CDS encoding 4Fe-4S binding protein: protein MENPFPVARHLHSKAALFFRRFTAACLLVGASVLSAAHAGDLSKADIERRFEPPLHVQDKLTQIPAWPLTSELEPEGGPVGYVFESIDLAPVPGFEGTPMNFLVSIDRKGNFMNVELLRQHEPVFLSGLGEPPLREFVTQYAGRNLKQQFLIALNADRNRTGPADKRSDQTTLDGVAKATASVRIVNQSVLGAALEVARAKLGFADRSKRGPSAQVRTDVNDTVAFADMLKNGMVGHLHLTNADVEKLFVGTDGAGVDEEGLAQPDAVFTDIYIAYLNTPSIGRAILGDAQYKEAMTRNFENRHLWWIASSGRYPIVDDSFVPGGQSSRLSMSQDGLFLELRDQGFEPKVSVGLPELNTSRLFGVYAEAGLDPGRPLDLTLSITRAKGMILPVLTHKTVTLKYAPPERLFTYPPKPLPEWVLAWQQRWVDLSILSTALILLSIVLARPRWISIDASRLKVFRLGFLAFTLIYIGWTVQGQLSIVQVTGALKSLKSGQGLSSFLYDPISLLLIAFTLITFVVWGRGTFCGWLCPFGALQEFVGLLARKLHLPRLHIPLAMAKRLEWGRYLALAVLAGAALFWPHQGESLNELEPFKTAITVGFDRSWPFVAYAVALLVASAFYYKFFCRFICPLGAVMSLGGRLRRFDWLTRRVECGKPCQSCKSKCAYDAIEPTGEIRYDACFQCLDCVGIYHDTQRCPVLLYEKKGKVLTPKAIKSAGAGG, encoded by the coding sequence ATGGAAAATCCATTTCCCGTTGCAAGGCATTTGCACAGCAAAGCCGCATTGTTCTTTCGCCGCTTCACCGCGGCCTGCCTACTGGTTGGCGCCAGCGTACTGTCGGCCGCCCATGCCGGCGACTTGAGCAAGGCTGACATCGAACGTCGCTTTGAGCCGCCGTTGCACGTACAGGACAAGCTGACCCAAATTCCCGCCTGGCCGCTGACCAGCGAACTGGAGCCGGAAGGCGGGCCGGTTGGCTATGTTTTTGAATCCATCGACCTGGCACCCGTGCCCGGCTTTGAAGGCACACCGATGAATTTCCTGGTCTCGATCGACCGCAAGGGAAATTTCATGAATGTTGAACTGCTCCGCCAGCACGAGCCGGTCTTTCTGAGCGGTCTGGGCGAGCCGCCCTTGCGCGAGTTCGTCACGCAATACGCCGGCCGTAACCTCAAGCAACAGTTTCTCATTGCCCTCAACGCCGACCGCAATCGTACCGGCCCGGCCGACAAGCGTAGCGACCAGACGACGCTGGATGGCGTTGCCAAAGCTACCGCCTCGGTGCGCATCGTCAACCAGAGCGTTCTCGGCGCCGCCCTCGAAGTCGCCCGCGCCAAGCTCGGCTTTGCCGACCGCAGCAAGCGCGGCCCGTCGGCGCAGGTGCGTACGGATGTCAACGACACGGTTGCCTTCGCCGACATGCTCAAGAACGGCATGGTCGGCCACTTGCACCTGACCAACGCCGACGTCGAGAAGCTGTTTGTCGGCACTGACGGCGCCGGCGTCGATGAAGAAGGCCTGGCCCAACCCGACGCCGTCTTCACCGATATCTACATCGCCTACCTCAACACGCCCAGCATCGGCCGCGCCATTCTCGGTGACGCCCAATACAAAGAGGCAATGACCCGCAATTTCGAGAACCGGCATCTGTGGTGGATCGCCTCGTCCGGGCGCTACCCCATCGTCGACGACAGCTTCGTGCCGGGTGGCCAGTCTTCGCGTCTGAGCATGTCACAGGACGGCCTGTTTCTTGAACTCCGCGACCAGGGCTTCGAGCCCAAAGTCAGCGTCGGATTACCGGAACTCAACACCTCCCGCCTCTTTGGCGTCTATGCTGAAGCCGGCCTCGACCCCGGCCGCCCGCTGGACCTGACGCTGAGCATCACCCGCGCCAAGGGCATGATCCTGCCCGTCCTTACGCACAAGACCGTCACGCTGAAATACGCCCCGCCCGAGCGCCTGTTCACCTACCCGCCAAAGCCGCTGCCGGAATGGGTGCTGGCCTGGCAACAGCGCTGGGTCGATCTCAGCATCCTGAGCACCGCGTTGATCCTGCTCAGCATCGTGCTCGCCCGCCCGCGCTGGATTTCCATCGATGCCAGCCGACTGAAAGTGTTCCGCCTCGGCTTTCTCGCCTTTACGCTGATCTACATCGGCTGGACCGTACAGGGGCAACTCTCCATCGTTCAGGTCACCGGCGCGCTCAAATCGCTGAAATCCGGCCAGGGCTTGTCGAGCTTCCTTTACGACCCGATTTCGCTGCTGCTCATCGCCTTTACGCTGATCACCTTCGTCGTCTGGGGGCGTGGCACCTTCTGCGGCTGGCTTTGCCCGTTCGGCGCACTGCAGGAGTTTGTCGGTCTGCTGGCCCGCAAGCTGCACCTGCCGCGCCTGCACATTCCGCTGGCCATGGCCAAGCGCCTTGAGTGGGGGCGCTATCTTGCCCTCGCCGTGCTGGCCGGCGCCGCGTTGTTCTGGCCGCATCAGGGTGAAAGCCTGAACGAACTGGAACCCTTCAAGACCGCGATCACCGTCGGCTTTGACCGAAGCTGGCCATTTGTCGCCTATGCCGTCGCGCTGCTGGTCGCCAGTGCCTTCTATTACAAGTTTTTCTGCCGCTTCATCTGCCCGCTCGGCGCCGTGATGTCGCTCGGCGGTCGACTGCGTCGTTTTGACTGGCTGACCCGCCGCGTCGAGTGCGGCAAGCCGTGCCAGAGCTGCAAGTCAAAATGCGCCTACGACGCCATCGAACCAACCGGTGAAATCCGCTATGACGCCTGCTTCCAGTGCCTGGACTGCGTCGGCATCTACCACGACACCCAACGCTGCCCGGTGCTGCTCTACGAAAAGAAGGGAAAAGTCCTGACGCCAAAGGCCATCAAGAGCGCCGGCGCAGGCGGCTGA
- a CDS encoding DUF4126 domain-containing protein — translation MVQTIALSTGLAWASGLRLYLVVFLAGVLSYFGYLHLPETLAVLHNPLVIGAAGIMAFAELIADKIPAFDSLWDSVQTFIRIPAGALLAAFAMGDVDPAWTVAAGLIGGTITAGTHFAKAGSRLAINTSPEPFSNWIASFSEEGMVLGGLWTMLASPLVFLGLLVVFLLLAGWLLTRFRALLSRLRRRS, via the coding sequence CTGGTCCAGACCATCGCGCTTTCCACCGGCCTTGCCTGGGCCAGTGGCTTGCGCCTGTATTTGGTGGTTTTTCTGGCCGGCGTTTTGAGCTATTTCGGCTATCTGCATTTGCCGGAAACGCTGGCCGTCCTGCACAACCCGCTGGTCATTGGCGCGGCCGGCATCATGGCTTTTGCGGAGCTGATCGCCGACAAGATTCCGGCCTTCGATTCGCTGTGGGACAGCGTTCAGACCTTCATCCGCATCCCGGCTGGCGCGCTGCTGGCGGCCTTTGCCATGGGCGATGTTGATCCCGCATGGACGGTGGCGGCCGGTTTGATCGGCGGCACGATCACGGCCGGCACCCATTTCGCCAAGGCTGGTAGCAGGTTGGCGATCAACACCTCGCCAGAGCCGTTTTCCAACTGGATCGCGTCGTTCAGCGAGGAGGGCATGGTGCTCGGCGGCTTGTGGACCATGCTTGCCTCGCCGCTGGTTTTCCTGGGTTTGCTCGTCGTCTTTCTGCTGCTGGCCGGTTGGTTGCTGACGCGCTTCCGGGCCTTGCTCAGCCGCCTGCGCCGGCGCTCTTGA
- a CDS encoding replication-associated recombination protein A, giving the protein MSDLFAKASPDAGAPLAEQLRPQTPNDVIGQQHLLGPGKPLRLAFESGQPHSMILWGPPGVGKTTLARMMATQFQCEFIALSAVFSGIKEVREAVAQAEMWRTQGRRTILFVDEIHRFNKAQQDGFLPFVESGLLTFIGATTENPSFELNSALLSRASVYVLKSLDEAEMGQLFDRACAQALADLSFDASARERLIGLADGDARRLLNLLEQVRTAARTAGIPTVNGEFIEKTMAQSLRRFDKGGDAFYDQISALHKSVRGSNPDGALYWLTRMLDGGADPRYLARRIVRMAWEDIGLADPRAMQIANDAAETFERLGSPEGELALGQAVIYLAVAAKSNAGYMAYNAARAYVKQDGSRPVPNHLRNAPTKLMKELGHGHAYRYAHDEPEAYAAGETYLPDGMPEPGWYEPTPRGLEGQIGQKLAHLRELDRKAGKK; this is encoded by the coding sequence ATGAGCGATTTGTTTGCCAAAGCCAGCCCGGATGCCGGCGCGCCACTGGCCGAGCAACTACGGCCGCAAACGCCGAATGATGTGATTGGCCAGCAGCACCTGCTCGGGCCGGGCAAGCCTTTGCGACTGGCATTCGAATCCGGCCAGCCGCATTCGATGATCCTCTGGGGGCCGCCGGGGGTGGGTAAAACCACACTGGCGCGCATGATGGCGACGCAGTTTCAGTGCGAGTTCATTGCGCTGTCGGCCGTGTTTTCCGGCATCAAGGAGGTGCGCGAGGCGGTAGCGCAGGCCGAAATGTGGCGCACGCAAGGCCGGCGGACGATCCTGTTTGTCGATGAAATTCATAGGTTCAACAAGGCGCAGCAGGATGGATTCCTGCCCTTTGTCGAATCCGGTTTGCTGACGTTTATTGGCGCAACGACGGAAAACCCGTCGTTCGAACTAAATTCAGCCTTGCTGTCGCGTGCTTCGGTCTATGTGTTGAAGTCACTTGATGAAGCCGAAATGGGCCAGCTTTTTGACCGGGCCTGTGCTCAGGCGCTGGCTGATCTGAGCTTCGATGCATCGGCCCGCGAACGCCTGATCGGCTTGGCCGATGGCGATGCCCGGCGTTTGCTCAATTTGCTCGAGCAGGTTCGTACCGCAGCACGCACGGCAGGCATTCCCACGGTCAACGGGGAATTTATCGAAAAAACGATGGCACAAAGCCTGCGCCGTTTCGACAAGGGCGGCGATGCCTTCTACGATCAGATCTCGGCCCTGCATAAATCGGTGCGTGGCTCGAACCCGGATGGCGCGCTTTACTGGCTGACCCGCATGCTCGACGGTGGCGCCGACCCGCGCTACCTCGCCCGGCGCATCGTCCGCATGGCCTGGGAAGACATCGGCCTGGCTGACCCGCGCGCCATGCAGATCGCCAACGACGCAGCCGAAACGTTTGAGCGCCTCGGCTCGCCGGAAGGCGAACTGGCGCTCGGGCAAGCGGTGATCTACTTGGCCGTGGCCGCCAAATCGAACGCCGGTTACATGGCCTACAACGCAGCCCGTGCTTACGTGAAGCAGGATGGCTCGCGCCCGGTGCCCAACCATTTGCGCAACGCGCCGACCAAGCTGATGAAGGAACTCGGCCACGGCCACGCCTACCGCTACGCCCACGACGAGCCGGAAGCCTATGCCGCCGGCGAAACCTATCTGCCCGACGGCATGCCAGAACCGGGCTGGTACGAGCCGACACCGCGCGGCCTGGAAGGGCAGATTGGCCAGAAGCTGGCCCATTTGCGGGAACTGGATCGCAAGGCAGGCAAGAAATAA
- a CDS encoding CcdB family protein, with product MSQFDVHRNIGRQAAQVPYVVVVQSAAFDARRRRVVVPLVAGDLLAREVDLPASPVNPSFTVEGRRVVLNPLDIVSVSLDALGPKVASLAEAGDCVVAALDEVFSRAWG from the coding sequence ATGAGCCAGTTTGACGTGCATCGCAATATCGGTCGGCAGGCGGCGCAGGTGCCTTATGTCGTGGTCGTGCAGTCGGCGGCATTTGATGCGCGGCGGCGGCGCGTGGTCGTGCCGCTGGTTGCCGGCGATCTGCTGGCGCGTGAGGTCGATTTGCCGGCCTCGCCGGTTAATCCGTCCTTCACGGTTGAGGGGCGGCGGGTCGTGCTTAACCCGCTCGACATCGTTTCAGTGTCGCTGGATGCGCTGGGGCCTAAGGTTGCTTCGCTGGCGGAAGCGGGTGACTGCGTGGTGGCGGCGCTCGACGAAGTATTTTCCCGGGCCTGGGGATAA
- a CDS encoding type II toxin-antitoxin system CcdA family antitoxin, giving the protein MKSHAQTSPAKRPVNLLLNEGTVQQARRFTRNLSSTVDTLLAEFVAREQQLRQDQQQHYAEVSGAWNRFEEAHGSFADEHSTL; this is encoded by the coding sequence ATGAAATCACATGCCCAGACGTCGCCGGCTAAACGCCCGGTTAATTTGCTGCTCAATGAAGGCACGGTTCAGCAGGCGCGGCGTTTTACCCGAAATTTGTCGTCGACCGTGGATACCTTGCTGGCCGAGTTCGTCGCCCGTGAGCAGCAATTGCGCCAGGATCAACAGCAGCATTACGCCGAGGTTTCCGGCGCCTGGAACCGTTTTGAAGAGGCGCACGGTTCGTTTGCCGACGAGCATTCGACGCTATGA